A region from the Triticum aestivum cultivar Chinese Spring chromosome 3D, IWGSC CS RefSeq v2.1, whole genome shotgun sequence genome encodes:
- the LOC123074992 gene encoding pleckstrin homology domain-containing protein 1, whose protein sequence is MAASLWREAMGAGAPAADADFLDYIEFWHQPECAGWLDQQGEHTKTWRRRWFVLKQGMLFWFKDSAVDHASVPRGVIFLASCLAVKGAEGVLDRKFAFELSTPGETIYFAAGSEKQKEEWINSIVLPLAAPAGTTWDEIFHMVDTLREGFGAGGLDPFVGE, encoded by the coding sequence ATGGCGGCGAGCCTGTGGCGAGAGGCGatgggcgccggcgcaccggccgcgGACGCGGACTTCCTGGACTACATCGAGTTCTGGCACCAGCCCGAGTGCGCGGGGTGGCTGGACCAGCAGGGGGAGCACACCaagacgtggcggcggcggtggttcgtGCTCAAGCAGGGGATGCTCTTCTGGTTCAAGGACTCGGCCGTCGACCACGCGTCCGTGCCCCGCGGCGTCATCTTCCTCGCCTCCTGCCTCGCCGTCAAGGGCGCCGAGGGCGTGCTCGACCGCAAGTTCGCCTTCGAGCTCTCCACCCCGGGCGAGACCATTTACTTCGCCGCCGGCTCCGAGAAGCAGAAGGAGGAGTGGATCAACTCCATTGTCCTCCCACTCGCCGCTCCTGCAGGGACCACATGGGATGAAATTTTTCACATGGTGGACACGCTGCGCGAAGGGTTTGGAGCAGGAGGTTTAGATCCTTTTGTGGGAGAGTAG